The genomic DNA AGAGGGTTGAGTGCTGACTTGAGGTAGCTTAACCAGAGAAGCCAGGTGCTAATTTCAAAGAAGTCAGTCTTGTAATAAAAGCCACTGCTGAAGGTGGAAACCAGGCTATAGGTTGTGAAAGGAGCCCAGCACACTGTGAAAACTGCAAACAGAATCAGTATAGTTGTAAAGGCACGTGTCTTGAAGCTCATGTCTATGTTCATCTGGAAAGGCTTCTGCAAGCTCATGAGACCCAGCTTACTTGCCTGACTGAGGCAGATGGTGTCAGGGTGACTATGGATTCGGATGGCATTGTGGCGTACAGTATTCAGGATGCCCATGAAGGTGTACAGCATGATCATGAAtggaatgagaaaaaaaaaaaaaattatgaggACCACGTAAGTATGGTAGCCTGGCTCTGTGGTGTAGccaaacacacactgtggagCCCTGGAGGGAATCTGCAGGTTGGGTTTCCCAATGGCCAAGGGGAATGAGAAACAGAACGATATGCCCCAGGATATACCTATAAGCACTTTAGCCCTGTAGGGGCTTAGCTTGTCTTGTTTCTGAACAATTATAAGAAACCTGTCGATGCTAATGATAAGTAAGATCGCCACTCCTTCCATTACAAAAAGCCAAAAGAACATAGCTGACACTTTGCAGAATACGTCTCCAAAGATCCATTGAGTGGTGATAACAGTGACCAGTGCAAAGGGCATGTTTAAAACAGCCAACATCATGTCAGCAAAGGCCAGGCTGGCAAGGAGAATGTTGATGGCTGACCTCATGGCTGAACGTTGGTAGACCATCAAACACACCACCACATTCCCCAGGAAGGAGACTAGCAGAATAGAAATAATGATAATCAAAAGGAAAACCTGGAGGGGAAGGCTAAGACCCTCAAAGGTCTTTTGGGTCATAGGGGTCACAGTTGCTGTCTGCATAGAGACCCTTGAAAGTACAGAACTGTTCTCTGCTGAATCTTCAGTCATCGCAAGATACACCCTGGGATACAGcacagaaacatttaaaaaaaccttTAGAAATTAATGTTCCATTGACTTCCTCTATTTCAACAGGAGATAAGTTAGCTGTGTTAATAATTTTTTGCAGGGGTAAATAGGCACAACTGCAGCGATGCCATCACTTAGCATCATAGTCATTGCAATGATCTGACCCAACACAATCCCATTAATTTGGAGATGATGGATTCGAATGTGGGTCCCAACATCTGGAGAAGTCTGGGTCTCTCTCTGTAAGAAAGGAACAGAGCTATTAGAGACAGTATACTGCTACAATCATTTCAGAATTTGAGAATGATTAGGAAgcaaacagttaaaaaaaaaatgcacaaaatTACTGTAACTACAGGTAATTATGCCTGTTCTGCTGACTTATCCCGGGGTAGGCAAACAAGCTAATTGATATTGAGATTTTTGGTTCTTCTAATGCATATCTCAGATTTAATTAGCTTGTTAGCTTAAGACAGACTTGCCTTATCACGGATAAGTGTGTGTTCTCATTTCGATATGAAAAGACGCTCAGTGGGGCGTCGAATCAATGATTTGGTGAAGGCAAAAGAGCTGCTGCCTATTTCAGTGCTAATTATGGTATGAGGAGGCAAAGAACGTGATATTGAATAAAGCTAACTGTTGGGTCTGCAAAAGCCAGGGAAGAAGCCTGACTAACAATTgcaattgtttttgtaattgcaTCAATGTCAATGACCCTAAAATTCTGTGGTGTTAGAGCTCTGTGCTGGCCAAcagtatacaatatataaataaacagttaggtccataaatatttggagagTGACACAATTGTGTCACAACTGtcatggacaatgacccgaagcatgcTGCGAAAGCAAACCAAGACCCTGAGTTGATTCTGTAATGGCCaaatcaatcacctgacctgaatccaattgagcatgcattgcacttgctgaaggcaaaacgccccaagaacatgcaggaactaaagaccgctgcagtacaggcctggcagagcatcaccagggaagaaacccagcatctggtgatgtctatgggttcaagacttcaggcagtcattgactgcaaaggatttgcaaccaagtatttaaactcacaattacttttgagcccctaaaattgaggGGACCGCATATACAAAtggatgtaattcctacaccattcacccaatttggatgtaataaaagatgaaagtctacacttaaagcacatcttgattgattcctttcaaatccattgtggtggcatacaggtccaaaattatgacaattgtgtcactgtccaaatatttatgaactGCATATTCATAATTTACCGCCTATATCATTTCTGTGCTGTTGAAACATGTACTGTGTTCGATCTTGCAGACAGCCTATTTAAATTACAGTCCCTTAAAGATTGGATAAGAAGCTGGCTGTGAGTGTGAACTTGGATATTTAGTTGTCATGTCTACACTTGAACAAGAAGGTTTCAAGCGTTAAACTGGATcggattatttatttctattcacAGGCTGATCCCTGATGCCTTTGgtgcaataaacacacaatgtttTAACACTCTATTCCCACGGCAACacttattgtaaaaaaaaaaaaaaaagtaattcaacTACATGATGGGAATAAAGGGggtgtgaataaatgttataaCTGAAATAACCCAAAACAGTGCATTATCTACAGAGTACTTACaaagaataatacattacaaatttCCAACACTGCAGATTTTCTCAATTTTTCTACGTCGCATACAGGGTAGTGAAACATGCATGACTGCGGTGGGCGGCATTGCTAATGTTCGGTCCTAATTAATCATCTACATAAATAATTCCTTGCAGACCGAACCTGTAATGCTCAAATAAATCATCATATGTATGATTTAAAGAATCTTTAATCTCTATGAATTCAGTATCGCCAAAAAGCTGGCCTTATTAAGATCGTTCAAAACTAGTGCATCGCTCGAAACTAGGAATGGCACCATCATCGTTGGGGGTGTGTTCACTGTCATTTCATTGGGCAGGATTTAATATAGTCAGACTTTTAGCTGCCTAACTTTAAATTCACTGTTGCCAGATCGGGGGATTTTCCCCTaaatttgggggatttttaagTGCGTAGGGGGATATTTGGGGGCAACATTTGTATGGGGGAAATGTTGGGGGATATTATTTTGAACTTGGGGTAATTTAGGGGTTTGGAACAATCGATTTCTCacctcaccaccaccaccaccccccaacctcactTTATCCAGCACCCCCCGCCCCAACCTCATTTCACCAGAACCTCCGCCCCCCCGACCTCAAATCAGCACACCCCGGACCTCACATCAccagcaatcatattttttggGAGATTTGTATGACCAGATTGGGGGGAATTTATGGCAACACTGTTTAAATTAACCTGCCAGGGAGCAGGTTTAAGATCTTGGACATGTTGCTCTGGTAACATAGCTTGGCTGTACTTTAAACTCGCTTTGGAGAACAGAAAATCACGTTTATGCCAAGTTATCCTTGAACTTAGCCGGGCTAACCTACTTATCTATGTACAAATAAGAGGGGTGTACTACGAGgggagtttaacctactcagatttAACTCAGGGTTATCAAGGAAAGTCAGTGTTGACAAACTCTGATTGCCTAAACTGGTGTTAAACGGTACTACGACGGTGGGTAAGATGTCGGATAGTTGACTCGGTGTTAACTTAACTGGAGTTAGTGAGCGTTcatgtaaattaataattaataataaaattaataataaataaaattataatatataataatataataaaattaataataatacgttaATAATGCAGCTGATGATGTCACAATATGAGGGTTTAAAGAAAGTTTAGTAAATTCGTAAGAACCgtgttcttgtcatatgttctctattttgttttacggattcttcttttatttgtaatatgattgagatgtaaggacacgtaaaatagtctatctaaatatgtgaaaacaattaggataattcaattatagcctacacatggtCTACATCTCTGAAACTGAcccgttactcactgttaatgAATTTACATCTACTCCTTAAAGCACCTAGACTGTAGGGCTACCTGTATGAATGTAATGCTATTGTGTtcagaataacttcattctaacaatcatttcagctgcaacTCCAGtggatgaaatataaaaatattctatctcatATATCTCATAATATTCTTCTCATTAAtaatacacagtacagatgtGGTGTGTATCCTACACGTATAATAGCCTATTCATGtgttcacagcaaacagaaaaagcCAGAGATTGTGAAAACTGGAGAAGGGCATGATTCACGCATATTTCGGAAATCCACTCTTGGTTGTGCCTCACCacctaatgtgtctttaattgtcttgaatataagtagaggatttaaggacaaaataatgtagactagcctacatgtcagataAAATACAATATGATCATATAgctgatgctgtgaaatgacttcctattcacataatccccctcatgttctcgCAGGGGCGCTGTAATGGCGATATGTGCACAGTCAATCACACCAATCACCCTCGGGATTCCTATGAAAAAGGTGTTCTGTATATAGGACCAGCCAATCCATATTCAACATAGaccaagtatttttatattgcgAATTACCTGCGatcgcataaaaagcctctttgatctttagcACGCTTAAACAGCCAGGGAACACAACGaatgcatccagcagtttagTGAGAGCAAGTCCCACTTTGCGAACTGCAGACAGTATTCCTGCTCACAGGTTCAGCATCACCGAtgggatacatgaagtgtccgctggcaaAATACCGCACAGCAAGAATTTAAGTGTGAGGgcatcactccggcgagtggcatTGAGACGTCTGGTCCTAGAAGCCGGCAAAGATATGAAAGATAACGAGTCTAATCCGAgggaattcagtgtctttgccGTCTTCTAGGGCCAGACATCTCATTGCCACTCGCCAGTgacacttcatgtatcccaTCGGTGATGCTGAACCTCTGAGCAGGAATACTGTCTACCGTGCAGCTCGCAACGTGGCACTTGCTCTCtctaaactgctggatgcatttgttgtgttccctggccatttaagccttctaaagatcaaagaggcttttcATGCGATCGCAGGTAATTcgcaatataaaaatacttggtctatttttaatatgcaggCTGTGCCTATATACAGAACACCTTTTTTCATAGTAATGCCCAGGGTGATTGGTGCGATTGACTGTGcgcatatccccattagagcacccctgggagaacatgagggggattaagtgaataggaagtcatttcacagcatcagtgctcaggtatttgatcatatcgtatttgatccttaaaacttctacttaTATTCAAGACACATTAGGTGGTGAGGCACGACCAAGAGTGGATTTCCGAAATATGCGTGAATCATGCCCTCCTCCAGTTTTCACTctctctgccttttttttttttttttctgtgaacaCATGAATAGGTTATTAAGTGTAGGCTACACACCACACTTGtactgtgtattaatgatgagcattattaatacacaccacttgatagagtatttttatatttcatccgGACTTGATGTAGGTGCGCTTTCCACTGGGgttgcagctgaaatgattgttagaattAAGTTATTCTGAACACAATAGAATTCAATTCATACAGGCAGCCCTACAGCCGGTGCTTTAGGGAGTAGATGTAAATTcattaacagtgagtaacgggtcagtttcagagatgtagcccatgtgtaggctataattgaactatcctattttttttcacatatttagatagactattttacgtgtccttacagctcaatcatattacaaataaaagaagaatccgtaagacaaaatacagaacatatgacaagaacactGTTCTTACGAATTGACTCGtaagcctccctggctttgttggcCGCCATGGTGTTACATTTAGccgctaacctttctttaaaccctcatatcctgacattGTCAGCTGCATTATTCCGGGGACAGTCCAGCGCACACTGAGAACGCGCACTAACTCCAGTTAACACCGAGTCAACTAACCGACATCTTAACCACCATCGTAGTACCGTTTAATACCGTTTAACACCAGTTTAGGCAATCAGAGTTTGTCAACCCTGACATTCCTTGATAACCCCGAATTAAATCTGAGTAAATTAAACTCCCTTTGCAGTACACCCCTCTGGTCAGCAAAGGAAGCACCACTTTTTTAACAGCTTGTTTACTTGAACCTATTAGAAGAACATGTATGAGCATACCTTTTCCACAATGGAGGATAGGTAGGAATATCTTCAAGATTAAAACATCTCATTTATACCAATCCATTAAtaatccattattattattattattattattattattattattattattattattattattattatgtggcCTAGTACTgaaggtgtttatttttttgtttttatttgtattaggcTTTCAAGCACAATTTCTATTAATATTAGGTGGCCTAAAACCATAGGTGCTAGACATATATTGTTTATGATTCTGCCAGAACTTCCAAAGTATCTCAATCCCATACCAGTGCAAAAGTCAAGAAACTTGCCACACTGAAATAATTAAGAAATTGAGATCTTATGACTATGTACCACTGAACCAAATGTATTTAGGTTAATTTGGATACCGGTGACTTCTCATATTCAAAATTTGATAATTTAGAACCACTCTTGTATGAATGAAAGCTTTGTTTAATGCATAACATACATGTGACACTTATCAGTGTTTCCTAATTATTGTTTAGGTCTATAtggaaaattatttttttctctcttaaaaTTATACATACAAATGCTGTAAAACATGTAATAAACAATGGCATGAATTTACATCAATGTAAATCATActaccttattttggcaaatatatatgtcACCCGCGACATTGAAATAATGCGTGttagcctattattattatttttttctgtgtattgttttttttcacttatTCACTTTAAATCTTTCTTATATTATCACCTTTATTCTTattaaaatcacgtttgtttactttgcttttccccCCTCACTTCACAGATATGCACGAGTTTTCtttatgattgattgatttaaatgcaCATGGCTAATCACACATTCATGAGAGTACCCGCTTATTTGCCAGGTTATACGAGAGTCAATAATTGACAATGAGGAACACCTGCTGGAGGTAAAAAGCTCCCAGGTGTTGAGCTGGGGGAGGGATTGCAGAGCGAGATCAGGGAAGGAAACGCAGCGCCAAAGGCGAAAAGAAAACTTGATAGGCAAGtaaaagaaagggttaaaagagACCCAGAGGAGAGCCGAGACGACCGGCTACGAGAGTATCCAGGGAAAGGACAGCCTACATGTTTTAGAACAACAGTTAGTGTTTTACTGGATAAGAACTAACAGCACCTGTGGATATTGctacttttatgtttttatgcttCCACTTGCATCCCTagttttcagtatttttttattttgattattttagaaattttattatttttaattttacttttgcCTTTATGGATCTAATTTGGTGGACTAGAATGGAAGATTTAATGAAGATTGTTATTAGTATTTTTAGCCACAAACGGACTGTTGATAAAGCAAAGGTGTGGTGGTGTGCTATGTGGCACATAACAGGCAAGGAGGCACTAAGACAAAATGTGGttgaaaaaaagacaaaacgtttatttaaaaaatgaaaaccacaaacaaaaacaaatcactccCACCAAACTAAAGACACATCAGATTAGGAACCACCTACAACAAGCCAATACTGGTTATATTACAGAAGGTCTGTAACTACctccagcacatcaccacgctgacgcgcacctgcagattcttcctgagcaacatacgccggatccgtcccttcctcaccgactactcgactcagctattcgtccagtccctggtcctctcccgcctggactactgcaactccctcctggctggcctgcctgcatccactacccaccgctccagctcatccagaactctgcagctcgtctggtattctctctgccacgattcgcacacgctattCCACTGCTCccctccctccactggctcctgatagcggcacgcattcagttcaagactttgaccctcacctaccgctgtcttgaccacactgtaCCAAGCTACCTTCGACTCTCCATACTCTCCATACTCCATACCATAGGTGCTAgacagaccactgcgctcctccagtgccagaagactaactctgcctcctctccactctccttcctccagagcccgctccttctcatccctggcccctaagtggtggaacgacctgctcACCGAAGTAAAAACAGCAGAGActtcattccggcgcttacccaagatgcatctcttccgacagcacttgtaatattagtcctctatccctgctagatagcacttcagcttattatgctcctcacgttcttgattgttttcctcccgtagccctcgtctgtaaccctacatcttgacagcacttagctttcaccgtccaggatataggaagtcacttactgtatttgtgtaaattgtaaattggaatttgtaaaatttattattttgaattgctatgttttagcgaagttgaatttgtaatgatttatgccttgtacttctttgtatttttgcacttatgttgtaagtcgccctggataagggcgtctgccaagaaatataaagaataataataaaaataataatacttgatCCCAGTCTTCTGGAAGCTTTATTTATAACCGTTGAATAGGGTCTCCTCCCCCAGGCCAAACCATCTCCTATACCACTATTAACAATAACTTAAAACTTCAACAAATACCCAATATAATTTTACTatagaatatatttaaataattcatatataaatacactattAAGATAGAATATAAATACGGGAATAAATAATCACCACAAATaaatctgcccccccccccctgacAATATTCAAATATCAAacgtgtatatttaaaaatagcaatTCAGTTCCTTCATTAGTTTCCATGTGCCAAACGAACAGCACAAGACAGTGGAGGGAGAAACGctggtttatttaaatatatgtgtttCTTCCATCACAAAAGGCATTGGATTTTTATTCACCTTTTTAACATAAAAGctttttattccattttaacttggccttttttgttttctgggaCTGTACATGGGCATTGTTGTTTCTTTGGATTATCAACCCTGGACCAGAGCAGAagctggatttgtttgtccCTGCCCCTCTTTTTACTTGGTATTAGGATATgtggactattgcctgccccattccagctcctggtgctgccTGAAGAGACCAACAGTCCCTGCAAGAATTTTAATTTTATGGTTTTTAACCTTTTATTTGTGTCTTAGCTTAAAAAGAAGTCTGCCTGTTTTTTATACATCATAGATCTTTGTAATTAATGGTACAACTGTCATGTGTGATCTGTGGTGTATTCCTGGCTTGTGAACCCCCaatttaaataacctaaatCAAAGGGAGAACTGGTCAAACCTGACCAATCTGAagtttgtctaaaatgtataaaaaccaaaagttaaaataaaactaGCAATTCGGAGTGgcacaatttggagtggagtggaacaacctggaagaagaaaccaaggagacgaaatccaggaagactgaacagaaccagaaccagaacttctccaccaaaaacctgaaagctttgcaaccgtcctcaagtcgaagcagtctgccagccctccctgCTGTCGAACAtatgcataactgaatctcagtaaaccgcAGTTATATTTCGTGTACTACTTAATAATTAGGTaaaccacaattacataaaacctagttgtgtatgTGATCTAAATTGTAGGAACGGGCGgcgtaatcataatacttgtttgttattttacaagtTTTGTGCCTTGAATATTGAATATATCCtctcttacttttaatattatccaccctgcttgtctctatcctatctttgcaaatacatgttgtctatttacatttttaataaacctatatctgtataaaacgagacagcctcaaggttaattcatgcagatcaacctcaccgctaATCTGAATTTGTATAGTGATAACTTGCGCATCAACCCAGTCTTGTTTTCAGAAGATTTGACTGTTGTGGGTTGTATGTGTGGGAGTCACTAGATAataggactttattcagcaattattatttcttctgatattttatatcagataaaaatgaaaactccTAGGCCAATTTTTCAACtgactaataaaacaataactgtaatgataaattaaaaccatttgttcattgcaacattttggctgtatcttatgtatgtaaattgatatgaaaattgaatttgtaatgattgatgcctttactgaactgtatttgtgcactttgttttgtacttatgtcgccctggataagggattctgccaagaaataagattattattattattttaattttttatgttttatcagatcagcatcctttcatttaattaaaatatttacatacagAAGTAAAGAATACTGCTAATTTGTGAAACTGATAGAAAAGGAATTACATTTGTacaaaattaaaagtaaatcCCAGTAGGTCTTCTTCAGATTAATCTTCACTGCTGAACACATATGGATCCTTATGTTTTAAGTGCCCTAACTTATGCTGTTGTGAAAAGAAAGCTCTAATGTACAATGTGAAAAAGGCTGCATTGttgcaacaaaataaaacaaatgttgagCATTTTCCACATTTTCAAAATGGCAGAAGGCCATGTTCTGAAGCAAGTTCttctatagaaaaaaaaaaaaaactaagctctggaattatttcaaaagagcATTCTATTTATATGATTTGATTTTAATACTTTGAGTAATCATTGCagcacatatacagtgagggaaaaaagtatttgatc from Amia ocellicauda isolate fAmiCal2 chromosome 1, fAmiCal2.hap1, whole genome shotgun sequence includes the following:
- the gpr63 gene encoding probable G-protein coupled receptor 63, whose translation is MTEDSAENSSVLSRVSMQTATVTPMTQKTFEGLSLPLQVFLLIIIISILLVSFLGNVVVCLMVYQRSAMRSAINILLASLAFADMMLAVLNMPFALVTVITTQWIFGDVFCKVSAMFFWLFVMEGVAILLIISIDRFLIIVQKQDKLSPYRAKVLIGISWGISFCFSFPLAIGKPNLQIPSRAPQCVFGYTTEPGYHTYVVLIIFFFFLIPFMIMLYTFMGILNTVRHNAIRIHSHPDTICLSQASKLGLMSLQKPFQMNIDMSFKTRAFTTILILFAVFTVCWAPFTTYSLVSTFSSGFYYKTDFFEISTWLLWLSYLKSALNPLIYYWRIKKFRDACLDLMPKFFKFIPQLPGHTRRRIRPSAIYVCGEHRSVV